From the genome of Streptomyces sp. V1I1, one region includes:
- a CDS encoding F0F1 ATP synthase subunit gamma: MGAQLRVYKRRIKSVTATKKITKAMEMIAASRIVKAQRQVAASTPYATELTRAVTAVATGSNTKHPLTTEVDAPVRAAILLITSDRGLAGGYSANAIKAAEQLTERLRGEGKEVDAYIVGRKGVAYYGFRERKVTESWTGFTDNPTYADAKKVAGPLIAAVQQDTAEGGVDELHIVFTEFVSMLTQTPVQNRLLPLSLEEAAEESGTKGEILPLFDFEPSAEDVLDALLPRYVESRIYNALLQAAASKHAATRRAMKSATDNAGELIKSLSRLANAARQAEITQEISEIVGGASALADATAGSDK, from the coding sequence ATGGGAGCCCAGCTCCGGGTCTACAAGCGTCGCATCAAATCCGTCACCGCGACCAAGAAGATCACCAAGGCGATGGAGATGATCGCCGCCTCGCGCATCGTCAAGGCGCAGCGCCAGGTGGCGGCCTCCACGCCGTACGCGACCGAGCTCACCCGCGCGGTGACCGCGGTGGCGACGGGGTCGAACACCAAGCACCCGCTGACCACCGAGGTGGACGCTCCGGTCCGTGCCGCGATCCTGCTCATCACGAGCGACCGCGGTCTGGCCGGCGGCTACTCCGCCAACGCCATCAAGGCGGCGGAGCAGCTCACCGAGCGGCTCCGCGGCGAGGGCAAGGAGGTCGACGCGTACATCGTCGGCCGCAAGGGTGTCGCGTACTACGGCTTCCGTGAGCGCAAGGTCACGGAGTCGTGGACCGGCTTCACCGACAACCCGACCTACGCCGACGCCAAGAAGGTCGCAGGACCGCTGATCGCGGCCGTCCAGCAGGACACGGCCGAGGGCGGCGTGGACGAGCTCCACATCGTCTTCACCGAGTTCGTCTCGATGCTGACGCAGACGCCGGTGCAGAACCGGTTGCTGCCGCTCAGCCTCGAGGAGGCCGCGGAAGAGTCCGGCACCAAGGGCGAGATCCTTCCGCTGTTCGACTTCGAGCCGTCGGCGGAGGACGTCCTCGACGCCCTGCTGCCGCGCTACGTCGAGAGCCGGATCTACAACGCGCTGCTCCAGGCCGCTGCTTCCAAGCACGCTGCCACCCGCCGCGCGATGAAGTCGGCGACCGACAACGCCGGGGAGCTCATCAAGAGCCTCTCCCGGCTTGCCAACGCGGCCCGCCAGGCCGAAATCACCCAGGAAATCAGCGAGATCGTCGGTGGCGCCAGCGCCCTGGCCGACGCGACCGCGGGGAGTGACAAGTAA
- the atpA gene encoding F0F1 ATP synthase subunit alpha has product MAELTIRPEEIRDALENFVQSYQPDAASREEVGTVSVAGDGIAKVEGLPSAMANELLKFEDGTLGLALNLEEREIGAVVLGEFSGIEEGQPVQRTGEVLSVAVGEGYLGRVVDPLGNPIDGLGEIESDGRRALELQAPGVMVRKSVHEPMQTGYKAVDAMVPIGRGQRQLIIGDRQTGKTALAVDTIINQRDNWRSGDVKKQVRCIYVAIGQKGSTIASVRGALEEAGALEYTTIVAAPASDPAGFKYLAPYTGSAIGQHWMYQGKHVLIIFDDLSKQADAYRAVSLLLRRPPGREAYPGDVFYLHSRLLERCAKLSDEMGAGSMTGLPIVETKANDVSAFIPTNVISITDGQCFLESDLFNAGQRPALNVGISVSRVGGSAQHKAMKQVSGRLRVDLAQYRELEAFAAFGSDLDAASKAQMERGKRMVELLKQAQYQPMPVEEQVVSVWAGTTGKMDDVPVQDIRRFETELLEHLRRERKELLTSIAEGGKMSDDTLQAIGDAIAAFKRQFETSDGKLLGEDAPVSTAK; this is encoded by the coding sequence ATGGCGGAGCTCACGATCCGGCCGGAGGAGATCCGGGACGCGCTGGAGAACTTTGTCCAGTCGTACCAGCCGGACGCGGCCTCGCGCGAGGAGGTCGGTACGGTCAGCGTTGCCGGCGACGGCATTGCGAAGGTCGAGGGTCTTCCCTCGGCCATGGCGAACGAGCTGCTGAAGTTCGAGGACGGCACCCTCGGTCTCGCCCTCAACCTCGAGGAGCGCGAGATCGGTGCGGTCGTCCTCGGCGAGTTCAGCGGTATCGAGGAGGGCCAGCCGGTGCAGCGCACCGGTGAGGTTCTCTCCGTCGCTGTCGGCGAGGGCTACCTGGGTCGCGTCGTCGACCCGCTCGGCAACCCGATCGACGGCCTCGGCGAGATCGAGTCCGACGGCCGCCGCGCCCTCGAGCTGCAGGCCCCGGGCGTCATGGTCCGTAAGTCGGTGCACGAGCCGATGCAGACCGGCTACAAGGCCGTCGACGCAATGGTGCCGATCGGCCGTGGCCAGCGTCAGCTGATCATTGGCGACCGTCAGACCGGCAAGACCGCTCTGGCCGTCGACACGATCATCAACCAGCGCGACAACTGGCGCTCGGGCGACGTGAAGAAGCAGGTCCGCTGCATCTACGTCGCCATCGGCCAGAAGGGCTCCACCATCGCGTCCGTGCGCGGTGCGCTGGAGGAGGCGGGCGCGCTCGAGTACACGACGATCGTCGCCGCCCCGGCGTCCGACCCGGCCGGCTTCAAGTACCTGGCGCCGTACACCGGCTCGGCCATCGGCCAGCACTGGATGTACCAGGGCAAGCACGTCCTGATCATCTTCGACGACCTGTCGAAGCAGGCCGACGCCTACCGCGCCGTGTCGCTGCTGCTGCGCCGTCCGCCGGGCCGCGAGGCTTACCCCGGTGACGTCTTCTACCTGCACTCTCGTCTCCTCGAGCGTTGCGCGAAGCTGTCGGACGAGATGGGCGCCGGTTCGATGACGGGACTCCCGATCGTCGAGACCAAGGCGAACGACGTGTCGGCGTTCATCCCGACCAACGTCATCTCCATCACCGACGGCCAGTGCTTCCTGGAGTCCGACCTGTTCAACGCCGGCCAGCGTCCGGCCCTGAACGTCGGTATCTCGGTCTCCCGCGTCGGTGGCTCCGCCCAGCACAAGGCCATGAAGCAGGTCTCCGGCCGTCTTCGTGTGGACCTCGCCCAGTACCGCGAGCTGGAGGCGTTCGCCGCCTTCGGTTCCGACCTGGACGCGGCTTCCAAGGCGCAGATGGAGCGCGGCAAGCGCATGGTCGAGCTCCTCAAGCAGGCTCAGTACCAGCCGATGCCCGTCGAGGAGCAGGTCGTCTCCGTCTGGGCCGGCACCACCGGCAAGATGGACGACGTCCCGGTCCAGGACATCCGCCGCTTCGAGACCGAGCTGCTCGAGCACCTGCGCCGCGAGCGCAAGGAGCTGCTGACCAGCATCGCCGAGGGCGGCAAGATGTCCGACGACACCCTCCAGGCCATCGGCGACGCGATCGCCGCCTTCAAGCGTCAGTTCGAGACCTCGGACGGCAAGCTTCTGGGCGAAGACGCGCCGGTCAGCACGGCCAAGTGA
- a CDS encoding F0F1 ATP synthase subunit delta: protein MNGASREALAAARESLDALTDNTSVDVAKLAEELAAVTTLLHREVSLRRVLTDPAQAGEAKAELVGRLLAGQVGGETVDLISGMVRSRWSQSRDLVDSVEELAATADLTVAQRADALDNVEDELFRFGRIIDSSPELRSALTDKSAPASAKGELLRSLLGGKANPVTERLVVRLVTQPRGRSLEAGLESLSKLAAARRDRMVAVVTSAVPLSDQQKQRLGASLARIYGREMHLNLDVDPEVLGGIAVRVGDEMINGTIADRFDEATRRIAG, encoded by the coding sequence ATGAACGGAGCGAGCCGCGAGGCGCTGGCTGCCGCACGCGAGTCCCTTGACGCGCTGACCGACAACACGTCGGTCGACGTCGCCAAGCTCGCGGAGGAGCTCGCCGCCGTCACCACGCTGCTCCACCGTGAGGTGTCGCTGCGTCGGGTCCTGACCGACCCGGCGCAGGCCGGTGAGGCCAAGGCCGAGCTGGTGGGACGCCTGCTGGCCGGTCAGGTGGGCGGCGAGACCGTCGACCTGATCTCCGGCATGGTGCGTTCTCGCTGGTCGCAGTCGCGCGACCTGGTCGACTCGGTCGAGGAGCTGGCGGCCACCGCCGACCTCACCGTCGCCCAGCGGGCCGACGCGCTCGACAACGTCGAGGACGAGCTGTTCCGGTTCGGCCGGATCATCGACTCCAGCCCCGAGCTGCGGTCCGCGCTGACCGACAAGTCGGCCCCGGCGTCCGCCAAGGGCGAGCTGCTGCGCAGCCTGCTCGGCGGGAAGGCCAATCCGGTCACCGAGCGTCTGGTTGTCCGTCTTGTTACCCAGCCCCGGGGACGTAGCCTGGAAGCTGGACTCGAGTCCCTGTCCAAGCTCGCCGCGGCGCGCCGGGACCGGATGGTCGCGGTCGTCACCTCGGCGGTGCCGCTGAGCGATCAGCAGAAGCAGCGCCTCGGCGCGAGCCTTGCGCGGATCTACGGCCGCGAGATGCACCTCAACCTCGACGTGGACCCCGAGGTCCTCGGCGGGATCGCGGTGCGCGTCGGCGACGAGATGATCAACGGCACCATCGCGGACCGTTTCGACGAGGCGACTCGTCGCATCGCCGGCTGA
- a CDS encoding F0F1 ATP synthase subunit B — protein sequence MILAQEGEKENPLIPPWPEVAIGLIAFAIVFGFLAKKLLPNINKVLEERREAIEGGIEKADAAKIEAESVLEQYKAQLAEARHEAARMRQEATEQGTAIIQEMKAEGQRQREEIIAAGHAQLEADRKAAAATLRQDVGKLAVALAGKLVGESLEDHARQSRTIDRFLDELEDSTSKAEAAR from the coding sequence ATGATCTTGGCGCAAGAGGGTGAGAAGGAGAATCCCCTCATTCCGCCGTGGCCTGAGGTGGCCATCGGTCTGATCGCCTTTGCCATCGTTTTCGGCTTCCTCGCCAAGAAGCTCCTCCCGAACATCAACAAGGTTCTGGAAGAGCGTCGCGAGGCCATCGAGGGTGGCATCGAGAAGGCCGATGCGGCCAAGATCGAGGCCGAGAGCGTGCTCGAGCAGTACAAGGCTCAGCTCGCCGAGGCCCGCCACGAGGCCGCTCGGATGCGCCAGGAGGCGACCGAGCAGGGCACCGCGATCATCCAGGAGATGAAGGCGGAAGGTCAGCGGCAGCGTGAGGAAATCATCGCGGCCGGCCACGCCCAGCTCGAGGCCGACCGCAAGGCAGCGGCTGCGACGCTGCGTCAGGACGTGGGCAAGCTCGCCGTCGCCCTGGCCGGCAAGCTCGTCGGTGAGTCCCTCGAGGACCACGCCCGGCAGAGCCGCACCATCGACCGCTTCCTCGATGAGCTCGAGGACAGCACTTCGAAGGCCGAGGCCGCGCGATGA
- a CDS encoding F0F1 ATP synthase subunit C, whose translation MSQTLAAVEGSLSSVGYGLAAIGPGVGVGIIFGNGTQALARQPEAAGLIRANQILGFAFCEALALIGMVMPFVY comes from the coding sequence ATGTCCCAGACCCTTGCTGCCGTCGAAGGTTCCCTCAGCTCGGTCGGTTACGGCCTGGCCGCAATCGGCCCCGGCGTCGGCGTCGGCATCATCTTCGGTAACGGCACGCAGGCCCTGGCCCGTCAGCCCGAGGCTGCCGGTCTGATCCGCGCCAACCAGATCCTCGGCTTCGCCTTCTGTGAAGCGCTCGCCCTCATCGGCATGGTCATGCCGTTCGTCTACTAG
- the atpB gene encoding F0F1 ATP synthase subunit A: MKEPAVSADPTQVLAFETDCHIFDGCGFPGPGLHSFMFEPLWGNADGSGFYFNKVMLLALLGTIIIVGFFWAAFNKPKVVPGKLQMVAEAGYDFVRRGIVYETLGRKEGEKYIPLMVSIFFFVWMMNLWSIIPIAQFPVTSIIAYPAALAAIVYVIWMSVTFKRHGFVGGLKNITGYDKSLGAILPLVMLIEVFSNVLLRPFTHAVRLFANMFAGHTLLLLFTIASWYLLNGIGIAYAGVSFVMVVVMTGFELFIQAVQAYVFVLLACTFIQGAVAEHH, translated from the coding sequence CTGAAGGAGCCCGCGGTGAGTGCTGACCCGACTCAGGTGCTCGCTTTCGAGACCGACTGCCACATCTTCGACGGTTGTGGCTTTCCGGGCCCCGGCCTGCACTCGTTCATGTTCGAGCCACTCTGGGGCAACGCCGACGGTAGCGGCTTCTACTTCAACAAGGTGATGCTGCTGGCGCTGCTCGGCACCATCATCATCGTGGGCTTCTTCTGGGCCGCTTTCAACAAGCCGAAGGTCGTACCCGGCAAGCTGCAGATGGTCGCCGAGGCCGGCTACGACTTCGTGCGCCGTGGCATCGTTTACGAGACCCTCGGAAGGAAGGAGGGTGAGAAGTACATCCCCTTGATGGTCTCGATCTTCTTCTTCGTCTGGATGATGAACCTCTGGTCGATCATTCCGATCGCCCAGTTCCCGGTCACGTCGATCATCGCCTACCCGGCCGCACTTGCTGCGATCGTCTACGTCATCTGGATGAGCGTCACCTTCAAGCGCCACGGTTTCGTCGGCGGCCTCAAGAACATCACCGGCTACGACAAGTCGCTCGGCGCGATCTTGCCGCTGGTCATGCTCATCGAGGTCTTCTCGAATGTCCTGCTCCGGCCGTTCACCCACGCCGTCCGACTCTTCGCGAACATGTTCGCCGGTCACACCCTGCTGCTGCTGTTCACCATCGCCAGCTGGTACCTGCTGAACGGCATCGGCATTGCCTACGCGGGTGTGTCGTTCGTGATGGTCGTCGTGATGACCGGCTTCGAGCTCTTCATCCAGGCTGTCCAGGCGTACGTCTTCGTCCTCCTGGCCTGCACTTTCATCCAGGGCGCGGTCGCCGAGCACCACTGA
- a CDS encoding MraY family glycosyltransferase, producing MRDYLLTLCVTAAVTYLLTGPVRKFAIATGAMPEIRARDVHREPTPRLGGIAMFFGLCAGLLVADHLQNLNSVFELSNEPRALLSGAALIWIIGVLDDKFEIDALIKLGGQMIAAGVMVMQGLTILWIPVPGVGTVSLTSWQGTLLTVALVVITINAVNFVDGLDGLAAGMVCIAAAAFFLYSYRIWFGYMIEAAAPATLFTAILMGMCLGFLPHNMHPARIFMGDSGSMLIGLVLAAAAISVTGQVDPDALKIFEGSTRQATHAALPVFIPLLLPLTIIAIPVADLVLAIVRRTWNGQSPFAADRGHLHHRLLEIGHSHSRAVLIMYFWSALIAFGVVAYSVHSASMWIVMLIVALSAVGLVLLLLPRFTPRAPRWAEAFVPPRYRRRKTLPQTVPPLSYSVGEQADEVPEERTPVPAGVNGATAIGPRSRFPDRRKAGTRG from the coding sequence GTGCGTGATTACCTGCTGACGCTCTGTGTCACGGCTGCGGTGACCTATCTGCTGACCGGTCCGGTGCGGAAGTTCGCCATCGCGACCGGAGCGATGCCGGAGATCCGCGCCCGCGACGTACACCGAGAGCCGACACCGCGACTCGGCGGCATTGCCATGTTCTTCGGGCTGTGCGCTGGACTTCTGGTCGCCGACCATCTGCAGAATCTGAACAGCGTCTTCGAGCTGTCGAACGAACCGCGCGCGCTGCTCTCCGGCGCCGCCCTGATCTGGATCATCGGCGTCCTGGACGACAAGTTCGAGATCGACGCCCTGATCAAGCTAGGCGGCCAGATGATCGCCGCGGGTGTGATGGTGATGCAGGGTCTGACGATCCTGTGGATCCCCGTCCCCGGCGTCGGCACGGTCTCGCTGACCTCCTGGCAGGGCACCCTGCTGACTGTCGCGCTCGTCGTCATCACCATCAACGCGGTGAACTTCGTGGACGGCCTGGACGGCCTGGCCGCCGGCATGGTCTGCATCGCCGCCGCGGCCTTCTTCCTCTACTCGTACCGGATCTGGTTCGGGTACATGATCGAGGCGGCCGCTCCCGCGACTCTTTTCACCGCGATCCTGATGGGTATGTGCCTGGGCTTCCTGCCGCACAACATGCACCCCGCCCGGATCTTCATGGGCGACTCGGGCTCGATGCTGATCGGCCTGGTGCTCGCGGCGGCGGCGATCTCGGTGACCGGCCAGGTGGACCCGGACGCTCTGAAGATCTTCGAGGGCAGCACCCGCCAGGCCACGCACGCGGCGCTGCCGGTCTTCATCCCGCTGCTGCTGCCGCTGACCATCATCGCGATCCCGGTCGCCGACCTGGTGCTCGCCATCGTGCGCCGTACCTGGAACGGACAGTCGCCGTTCGCCGCCGACCGCGGCCATCTCCACCACCGGCTCCTGGAGATCGGACACTCGCACAGCCGCGCGGTCCTGATCATGTACTTCTGGTCGGCGCTGATCGCCTTCGGCGTCGTCGCGTACTCCGTGCATTCGGCGTCGATGTGGATCGTGATGCTCATCGTCGCGCTGAGCGCGGTGGGCCTGGTGCTTCTGCTGCTGCCGCGCTTCACCCCGCGCGCCCCGCGCTGGGCGGAGGCCTTCGTGCCGCCGCGCTACCGGCGCCGCAAGACGCTGCCCCAGACGGTGCCCCCGCTCTCGTACAGCGTGGGGGAGCAGGCCGACGAGGTGCCCGAGGAGCGCACCCCGGTCCCGGCGGGCGTCAACGGGGCGACCGCCATCGGCCCCCGTTCGCGGTTCCCGGACCGAAGGAAGGCCGGGACGCGCGGCTGA
- the glyA gene encoding serine hydroxymethyltransferase, with product MPVSTAPAAAPAAYADFDALRRQDPEIAEVILGELGRQSDSLQLIAAENFTSPAVLAALGSPLANKYAEGYPGARHHGGCELVDAAERIAVERATVLFGADHANVQSHSGSSAVLAAYAALLKPGDTVLAMGLTYGGHLTHGSPANFSGRWFDFVGYGVEAESGLIDYDQVSTLARQHRPKAIVCGSISYPRHPDYGTFREIADDVGAYLIADAAHPMGLIAGGAAPSPVPYADVVCATTHKVLRGPRGGMILCGSELAERIDRAVFPFTQGGAQMHTIAAKAVAFGEAATPAFTAYAHQVVANARVLADELEAEGFAVATGGTDTHLICADPAPLGVDGRAARGRLAAAGLVLDTCALPYGDGRGIRLGTAAITTQGMGEAEMRRIAALFTAAMREEGEEALKVRTEVRALAGRFPPYPG from the coding sequence ATGCCGGTCAGCACTGCACCTGCCGCCGCCCCCGCGGCCTACGCGGACTTCGACGCCCTGCGTCGCCAGGACCCCGAGATCGCCGAGGTGATCCTGGGGGAGTTGGGACGGCAGAGCGACAGCCTTCAGCTCATCGCCGCCGAGAACTTCACCTCGCCCGCGGTCCTCGCCGCCCTCGGCTCCCCGCTCGCCAACAAGTACGCCGAGGGCTATCCCGGCGCCCGGCACCACGGCGGCTGTGAGCTCGTCGACGCCGCCGAGCGGATCGCCGTCGAGCGCGCCACCGTCCTGTTCGGCGCCGACCACGCCAACGTGCAGTCGCACTCCGGCTCCTCCGCAGTCCTCGCGGCATACGCTGCGCTGCTCAAGCCCGGTGACACCGTGCTCGCCATGGGCCTGACGTACGGCGGTCATCTCACCCACGGCTCGCCCGCCAATTTCTCCGGCCGCTGGTTCGACTTCGTCGGATACGGCGTCGAGGCGGAGTCCGGTCTCATCGACTACGACCAGGTGAGCACCCTCGCCCGGCAGCACCGGCCCAAGGCCATCGTCTGCGGCTCGATCTCCTACCCCCGCCACCCCGACTACGGCACCTTCCGCGAGATCGCGGACGATGTCGGCGCGTATCTCATCGCGGATGCCGCCCACCCGATGGGCCTGATCGCCGGCGGCGCGGCCCCCAGTCCCGTCCCGTACGCCGATGTGGTGTGTGCCACCACACACAAGGTTCTGCGCGGGCCGCGCGGCGGGATGATCCTTTGCGGGTCGGAGCTGGCCGAGCGCATCGACCGGGCGGTCTTTCCGTTCACTCAGGGCGGCGCCCAGATGCACACGATCGCCGCCAAGGCCGTCGCCTTCGGTGAGGCGGCGACCCCCGCGTTCACGGCGTACGCCCATCAGGTGGTCGCCAATGCCCGGGTGCTCGCCGACGAGCTCGAGGCGGAAGGCTTCGCGGTGGCGACCGGCGGCACCGACACCCATCTGATCTGCGCGGATCCGGCCCCGCTCGGCGTGGACGGCAGGGCGGCACGCGGCCGTCTCGCCGCCGCCGGACTGGTCCTCGACACCTGCGCCCTGCCGTACGGCGACGGCCGCGGCATCCGTCTCGGCACCGCGGCCATCACCACGCAGGGCATGGGCGAGGCCGAGATGAGACGGATCGCCGCGCTGTTCACGGCGGCGATGCGTGAAGAGGGCGAGGAGGCGCTGAAGGTACGTACGGAAGTACGCGCGCTGGCCGGTAGATTTCCCCCTTATCCGGGGTAG
- a CDS encoding protein-tyrosine-phosphatase, which yields MTAPEGRGIAESWGSPRTESGGSTSTFRILHVSTGNVCRSPITERLTRHALSDRLGDGLTGGLIVESAGTWGHEGAPMEANAEIVLADFGADATGFVGRELLDEHVIRADLVLTATRDHRAQVISMGHSAGLRTFTLKEFTRLVRAIDPATLPDPRDEGVVERARALVRAAAALRGWLLAPSPDADEVYDPYGAPITFFRSIGDEINQALDPVVTALTGVRARH from the coding sequence TTGACCGCCCCTGAGGGGCGTGGCATAGCGGAATCCTGGGGGTCCCCCCGGACGGAGTCTGGAGGGAGCACCTCCACCTTCCGCATCCTCCACGTCAGCACCGGCAACGTCTGCCGCTCGCCGATCACCGAGCGGCTGACCCGCCATGCCCTGAGCGACCGCCTCGGCGATGGGCTCACGGGCGGCCTGATTGTGGAGAGCGCGGGCACCTGGGGCCACGAGGGCGCCCCGATGGAGGCCAATGCCGAGATCGTCCTGGCCGACTTCGGCGCGGACGCGACGGGTTTCGTGGGCCGTGAGCTGCTCGACGAGCATGTGATCCGCGCGGACCTGGTCCTCACGGCGACCCGTGACCACCGGGCGCAGGTGATCTCTATGGGCCATTCGGCGGGCCTGCGCACCTTCACGCTCAAGGAGTTCACCCGGCTGGTGCGGGCCATAGACCCGGCGACGCTGCCCGATCCGCGCGACGAGGGCGTCGTCGAACGCGCCCGCGCGCTGGTGCGCGCGGCGGCGGCGCTGCGGGGGTGGCTGCTTGCGCCGAGCCCGGATGCGGATGAGGTGTACGACCCGTACGGTGCGCCGATCACGTTCTTCCGATCGATCGGGGACGAGATCAACCAGGCGCTGGATCCTGTGGTGACGGCGCTGACGGGGGTCCGGGCCCGCCACTGA
- a CDS encoding L-threonylcarbamoyladenylate synthase, with product MARRYDCNDATDRTTGLREAASAVRRGELVVLPTDTVYGIGADAFGSEAVADLLEAKGRGRNMPTPVLIGSPNTLHGLVTDFSEQAWELVDAFWPGALTLVAKHQPSLQWDLGDTRGTVAIRMPLHPVAIELLTEVGPMAVSSANLTGHPAPEDCDAAQEMLGDSVSVYLDGGPTPGNVPSSIVDVTGKVPVLLREGALSPDELRKVVPDLEVAN from the coding sequence ATGGCTCGGCGATACGACTGCAACGACGCGACGGATCGCACCACCGGTCTGCGTGAAGCCGCATCGGCCGTCCGCCGCGGCGAGCTGGTCGTGCTGCCCACCGACACCGTGTACGGGATCGGTGCGGACGCCTTCGGTTCCGAGGCCGTCGCCGACCTGCTGGAAGCCAAGGGGCGCGGCCGCAACATGCCCACGCCTGTCCTCATCGGATCCCCGAACACCCTGCACGGCCTGGTCACCGACTTCTCCGAGCAGGCCTGGGAGCTTGTCGACGCCTTCTGGCCGGGTGCGCTGACGCTGGTCGCCAAGCACCAGCCGTCACTGCAGTGGGACCTGGGCGACACCCGGGGCACCGTCGCGATCCGGATGCCGCTGCACCCGGTCGCGATCGAACTGCTCACCGAGGTCGGCCCGATGGCGGTCTCCAGCGCCAACCTCACCGGGCACCCGGCGCCCGAGGACTGCGACGCCGCGCAGGAGATGCTCGGCGACTCGGTCTCGGTCTACCTGGACGGCGGCCCGACCCCGGGCAACGTGCCGTCCTCGATCGTCGACGTCACGGGCAAGGTCCCGGTGCTGCTGCGCGAGGGAGCGCTCTCACCGGACGAGCTGCGCAAAGTCGTACCCGACCTCGAGGTGGCCAATTGA
- the prmC gene encoding peptide chain release factor N(5)-glutamine methyltransferase, whose protein sequence is MNLLLAEVAQATQRLADAGVPSPRFDAEELAAFVHGVKRGELHNVPDGDFDARYWEAVARREAREPLQHITGRAFFRFLELQVGPGVFVPRPETESVVGWAIDAVRAMDVVEPLIVDLCTGSGAIALAMAQEVPRSRVHGVELSEDALRWTRKNAEGSRVTIHQGDALSALPELDGQVDLVISNPPYIPLTEWEYVAPEARDHDPDMALFSGEDGLDTIRGIERTAHRLLRPGGLVVVEHADTQGGQVPWIFSEEAGWADAADHPDLNKRPRFATARKATP, encoded by the coding sequence GTGAACCTGCTGCTTGCCGAGGTGGCCCAGGCCACCCAGCGGCTGGCCGACGCCGGCGTGCCCTCACCGCGCTTCGACGCGGAGGAGCTCGCCGCGTTCGTGCACGGCGTCAAGCGGGGAGAGCTGCACAACGTCCCGGACGGCGACTTCGACGCCCGCTACTGGGAGGCGGTCGCCCGCCGCGAGGCCCGCGAACCGCTCCAGCACATCACCGGGCGCGCTTTCTTCCGCTTTCTGGAGCTGCAGGTCGGGCCCGGCGTATTCGTGCCCCGCCCGGAGACCGAGTCGGTCGTCGGCTGGGCCATAGACGCCGTACGGGCCATGGACGTCGTCGAGCCGCTCATCGTCGATCTGTGTACGGGGTCCGGGGCCATCGCGCTCGCCATGGCGCAGGAGGTGCCGCGCTCGCGGGTGCACGGCGTGGAGCTCTCCGAGGACGCGCTGAGGTGGACCCGTAAGAACGCCGAGGGCTCGCGCGTCACCATTCACCAGGGCGACGCCCTGTCCGCGCTTCCCGAGCTGGACGGGCAGGTCGACCTGGTCATCTCGAATCCGCCGTACATCCCGCTCACGGAGTGGGAGTATGTCGCCCCCGAGGCTCGCGACCACGACCCGGACATGGCTCTGTTCTCCGGCGAGGACGGCCTGGACACGATTCGCGGCATCGAGCGCACCGCCCACCGGCTGCTGCGGCCCGGCGGCCTCGTCGTCGTCGAGCACGCCGACACGCAGGGCGGCCAAGTGCCGTGGATCTTCAGCGAAGAGGCGGGCTGGGCGGACGCGGCCGACCACCCCGACCTGAACAAGCGGCCGCGCTTCGCGACCGCGCGCAAGGCAACGCCATGA